The sequence acacgctttgTAATTTTCATAGCGTTAACTGAAATATTGGCCGAACataaagtcaactggaagtTTAAAAATCTTGGGATGGGGGCtcaggaagtattgacccgatttaagTCATTGTTGATTtacagaataattttttttttctgaatttcagTTGTATATCGCATACATTGAATCATATTTTCGGTTAAAAGGCAACTATAGGTGCTGGGGTTCACATATTTGGTACCTAggacttgaatattttttttttggatttggaTAATTTTTGGTCATGTGGTAGGAATTATTAGTGGattcttttttacatttttatcaaataaaatttaaaattgtgttacgTGGGAAGTTGTCGTGGTTGCAGttcgatttcacccattttcgcactgtgacaTAATAATATGAGAAGAATGTTACGTACTAGATTTAGTCGAAGTCAGTCGagcgggtcccgagatatgtgatttcaccaaaatgtgggcggtgccacgccaaTCGTCTCCTTTATActccggctcccataaagccttCCCAAACtgtctcggtggtaaaatttaatgcctttgtcatatttcattattgatttatcgcgcttttagtagtttttaacagtactgtAATATGGAGAGTGAGGGCGGGGCCATGCCTActgtttcaacatttttttctcatagGTTCCCGTTACTATTGCGATCCCCCTtgtcaaattacagttttatatcttaatttagtgcttagttatagcACTTTATAGGTTAATGACGTTTTGTGGGTGCGGCAGTGGTctgattatttaattaatttttttgtactaagaaacccgcataccaagtttcatcaagatatctcaatttttactctagttacagcttgcacgttcggacggacagacagacagtcatccGGATCAACTTTTTTTAGGTGATAGgtacaaccgttaggttaaCAAAACTACTGTATTATACTCTGTAATAAAGGTATATACTTCTGTGGATGGCGTTAAAAGAACTGCGTTAAATGAcattattttaaagattttgagGTAGAGAGAAAACTGAAAGCTTTTACATTGTCattcataaaatttgaaaagtaatCTTGCTGTATACTCTCCGaacaaatttgaaccggactgactAAAATCgacagattaaaaaaaaatcgacttatAATCTTCTTTTGAGTCAATACTACCAACGCTTAATCAAATTTTGTATACACTTGTTATAAGTCTCGACCTTCGGTACTTTCAGTGACTGACTTTTAGTAGCATTAACAAACGCATGGCAGTTCTCTGAGGTGAATTTTTCCATTTCGAAAACGGAAGCCAAGTTTTTGCGAATTCGGTGGCTGAGCGATGACTCTCGTTTCGAGTTTGACCAAAGGGTCAGTCAAAATCATGTTAGATTGTGACGGCGCGTTATCATAGTGACAAATGCAGGAATTATCTTCCCAGAAATCCAGTCGTTTATGACGTATTGCTTTATGTAGACGAAACCgtcaataataaataacaattataaattttttgacccTGTGGAACGTATTCAGGGTGAACCACACCACGGTAACGATAGAAAACGATAAGTATAACCTTTATTTTTAACCGTTTTTGAAGTGgatttttcggtttcggctcatttttggaaCGCTATTCGCTGGATTGTCGaacagtttcgacgtcatattcataaacacaTCTCAAATCACCAGAATGAGGtgtttgatgaatgtagggtCCTCAGCTACGTTGCCAATCATCTCTTTTGCGACTTCTACTCGCCGttgctttaacaaaaaatttaggtCAAATGTGACacaattcatattcaaaacattaaacaaaatgtGTTAAGTCGATCTATTAGAGCgacgattttcaaacactaTTTCTTTAGCTAAGCTTTTTCGATGTATTCGCCGTGTTCAAAGGTATATGACTCAAATGAGGCAAGCTTTAGATGACTCCATTCAAAAACTGGATATTTTCAGTAGTCGTGATACAATGGAATCACATACACCAAATTTCAAGAAAACATGGAGACCAAACTTCACACGTACCTGAAAAAAGTTAGAGAAAAAATGGTTTACACGCACAGGGCTCAGTTGAAGTGAAAATTGATCAGTTTATatgcttttctaaattttaGAATAGCCTGCTGTACCTGAAATTAAATCACATTTCTCCATATACCAAGGTAGGGTTCGATAAAtagatatatagtacatatgtatgctctCTGACCTATGCACTTATATATTATTGGGTtccataataatttaatttctccCTTACACTTTTCATAAATCTCTAAATATCTATACCTTAGCAAAGCTTCACCATGGGGGATATGTTTCGTAGCGAAAAGATGGCGCTATGCCAATTATTCATACAACAAGAAGCTGGCTATAGCACTGTTTCCGAACTGGGCGAGATCGGATGTGTACAATTTCGTGATGTGAGTTCATTTTTTCCATAGAAATTATTACACAGACTTATTTAAAATTGCTATTTTAGCTAAACGCTAATGTCAACTCCTTCCAACGTCATTACGTAACTGAAGTGCGTCGTTGCGATGAGCTAGAGCGTCAATTGCATTACATTGAAAGTGAATTGAAAAAGGACGGTATTGAATTGAGCGAATTAACCGATGATCTGCCGCTAGCGCCGAATCCGCGTGATATTAGCGATCTTGAGGCCACGCTCGATAAAGTGGAGACAGAAATAAGTGAACTCGCACAAAATAATGTCAACCTCAAGACCAACTACACCGAGTTAAACGAGCTGTGCATAGTGTTAGAGAAGACGCAAATATTCTTTAGTGATGTCATGGATTCACCATCGAACTTTGGGAGCGATGACGCGCATGCACATTCGCGGGGCCAATTGGGATTTGTGGCCGGCATACTGAATCGTGAGCGTTCGTTCGCTTTCGAGCGCATGCTTTGGCGAATATCGCGCGGTAACATTTATGTGAAGCGTGCTGATTTGGAAGAACCTCTCATAGATCCACATACCGGTCTTGAGGTTTACAAAACCGTTTTTGTGGTTTTCTATCAAGGTGAGCAGTTGAATATGCGTATCAAGAAAGTTTGCAACGGGTTTCGTTCATCCCTGTACCCTTGCCCAGCGACGCATGCCGAACGCGAAGATATGTTGCGTGGGGTTAAGACCCGTTTGGAAGACTTAAAATTGGTAATAAGTCAAACGGCGGATCATAGACGTTTAGTGCTATCGAACACTATCAAAAACTTACCCCGATGGATGGTCATGGTACAAAAAATGAAAGCCATCTATCATACTTTGAATATGTTCAATATAGATGTGACCAAAAAATGTCTAATCGGTGAAGGTTGGGTGCCAAGAAACGACCTGGAAAATGTTAAGCAAGCGCTTGCAGCTGGTTCGGCTGCTGCCGGCAGCACGCTACCGTCGTTTATGAATGAGCTCGAGACCGAGCAAACACCACCAACCTTTAATCGTGTCAATAAGTTTACGAATGGCTTTCAACATCTCATCGACGCTTACGGTATGGCCAATTATCGCGAAGTGAATCCGGCGCTTTACAGTTGTATCACATTTCCCTTTCTGTTTGCCGTTATGTTTGGTGATTTGGGTCACGGATTTTGCATATTCCTATTTGCGCTCTGGATGGTGTTGGATGAGGAGCGTTTGAGTAGGAAACGTGGTGGTGAAATCTGGAATATATTCTTTGGCGGCCGTTATATTATACTATTGCTGGGACTTTTCTCCATGTACACTGGTTTTCTGTATAatgatatattttcaaaatcgctCAACATTTTCGGCTCTGGTTGGAGAATACACTACAATACCAGCACCGTGTTGACAAATCCCAGCCTACAATTAGATCCAGGCGTGGCTTCTTTTAAAACTTACCCTTTGGGTGTGGATCCCATTTGGCAATTGGCtgataacaaaattatttttctcaacACCTTTAAAATGAAGATGTCCATTATTATCGGTGTGGCTCATATGATCTTCGGCGTTTGTTTGTCTGTAGTGAATTTTATGTACTTTAAGAAGTATTCACTGATATTCTTGGAATTCATACCGCAAATACTTTTCCTCATACTACTCTTCGGCTACATGTGCTTTATGATGTTCTACAAATGGGTTAAATATACGCCGAAGACCGATTATTTGCCCGATTCGCCCGGTTGTGCGCCATCCGTTCTCATTTATTTCATCAATATGATGCTGTTTAGCGATTCACCACAGCTGCCAGGTTGCGACGAGTACATGTTCGTGGCACAGCCATCTTTGGAGAAGATCTTCGTAGTATTGGCTATAATTTGCATTCCTTGGATTTTGTTAGGCAAACCGTTGTATATCATGGCTATGCGGAAACTTCGTGTAAGTTTGCAAtcatgaaattcaaaataattgttaaggaagatttaaaatatatattattatgcgTTCTCTTCAGACCAAGCGTCAAATTACTATATCAAGTTTAGGTAAAATGGCAGAGGAAGGCGGCAGTCATGATGTTCACGACGAAGAAGAAGACGATGAACCAATTAGCGAAATATGGATACATCAAGCTATACATATGATCGAATACATACTGAGTACTATATCGCACACCGCTTCCTATTTGCGTTTGTGGGCCCTGTCGTTGGCTCATGCAGGTTCGTTTATCACGTCGTGTTGTTTGAAAAttgtagttattttatttatattctccCTGCAATAGAACTTTCTGAAGTACTCTGGAATATGGTACTTTCGGAGGCCCTTAAATTTAATGGCTATCCGGCAGCCATTGCTTTATACTTTATTTTCGGCGCTTGGGTGTTGCTTACAATAGCTATTATGATTTTGATGGAAGGCTTGTCGGCCTTCTTGCATACCTTACGTTTGCATTGGTAAGCTTGTCTATTTCTGGTGTTatattatgtaaatttaattgGTGCATACTTTCAGGGTTGAATTTATGAGCAAGTTCTATACTGGCGCGGGTTATGCATTTGTGCCTTTCAGTTTCAAAGTGTTATTGCACAAAGATGAAGATGATTGAGTTCATTAAAGAATATACGAAATAATTTTATCAATCAGATATTGTTGTTCCTAATTTCAAAGTTCATTAAACACAACACTGTATATCCATATGAGTAAtctgaattttgtttttcttttgtatataaCTCACTTCCAATCTAACATTTtttaccgtatttttttcatatatttctcgGAGAAGTTTCTTTAATATAAACTTCTAtcaactttttctttctttcctaCGTTTTCAGGTTGCACTTATATGGAACTATCTTCGCGAAGTTAAATTCggtattataaatgaaaaacatccacaaaatgtatagaaaaaatcaatttcactCTCAATTAAGATTGTCTAAAAAATTCGTTAATATCACCGTTTTACATGGAATGCGAGCAAGACTTAgtcttatttttgttgtagcaataatttaataaataatttcaaataaaagtttatgaaaattttcactttttttcaattactttcgTTATTGTTGTGAACTTATGCTTTTtagacataaaatatttttttttaaagtgcattaatatttctttagaatatcatatattttttcaaaccatTTCACTATGTCAAAATATGCACTTTtcctaatttttattaacacataATTCCGTTATTTATTCAACACTCAccttgaataatttttgaataccATATTATAACTGTATTTGCTGGTCAGTATTGAACGAATACGTAATCGAAACTACCGAATTTGATTGAAAGATCTCACTTAGCTCAGCCTAATGAGCTACCTTATCACTCTGCGCTAATAATTTGGTGCTCGTCAATCAACGggattatttttatgtttagaTCAAAGGGAAAATGGGAAATATTTATTCTATAATTCAGTCAGATGGCTTAATTAGGTTTCTAATGAGGTTTTTGGCGCACCAAAAATCGTAAGAATTCATAAATCGGTAGGAAggattaaatttgtttttaagaatATAAGTATGAAAAAGACGATTTAGACACCCTACAATTGGTAGTTGTGATATATTTATGATgtcgtatttgtatatactagagccgttaaaaataaacattgtcACTTAGAgctttcattattggataatatttgaccgaatagatcacgtcccgcacgcagtgaagaaaatatagcagttgTGCCTTAGGGTGGAGAGCcgattcggcgccattcgcagcaaTTCGAACTAACGTATGGAACAAACTGTGACGTTCGCAATAAATCGGACTAAAATGTGGAATGACTTggagcattttacgtcgagattttaaatAGAAAGCGTACGAAATACCGAGtgtgcaagaactaaagccgctaGACCTTCGCAAGCGACATCGCTCCGCTCTATGGGCTCtcgaaaagttccaagaagatccgacgttttcgaatcaaattttgtttagtaatgaggctcatttctagcTTTATGGGTATGCTGCCATTTTATTCAGTataaacaacggtttggtagtGGGtcgatggaatcatcggttcatatttcttcaaaaatgatgccggtgacaATTTAACCGtaaatggcgaccattatcgcgccatgataacctactttttgatgtctgaaattgaaccTTGTGATCTCGATAACATTTGGTTTCATCAAGACGGATCCGCTTCCCAtacattgcatcaatcaatggatttattgagagaacccttcgctgagcagataatttcacgatgAGTCGGTCGATTGGTctccaagatcgtgtgatatcacaccatttgacttttttctgaggggatatgtaaagtcaacAGTCTATGAGGACCATTGAGAccttagagcaaaacatcacgtgtgtcatttgccagttaccagtcgaaatgcttgaacgagtcatcgaaaattgaactcaacggatggaccatctgaaacttacccgcggccaacatttgaaagagataatctgccaaaaataaatgccaaagaatgttctctTTACGCCGCAAGTTCCTTTCTTGTCTTTGATTTTCCCTTCAACTGTAAGTTGAGGTAAACCGGGAAACATTTTAGAGTATCGCTGTACCTTGAAATTTAATTCTACAATGAACTATTTCTTTAACAAAAGTACTATGCTAGACTCAAACGACTGATAAAGTAAGTACTATTGCTCAGTTCATTCAATGCTGAACTTATAGACCGTATGTAGGGTGTGGAATCCGCAATTAGTGATTATTTGATTGATTGAAAACTCAGGTGCCTATTGAAGACCCATGTTTTGCGATTATTCCTTTAACAACGAAGTAAAAATAAGCAAGAATTTTTAGTGTTGGTCTGGTAGTGGCAGTGGAAGCAGTCTTCGAAAAATACGCACGGTGCTGCACTGAAGTGAGTAAAGAGTTGGCAGTTGtagaaagtaaattttatttctaaaggaGTAAAGGGGAAATATTAAATGTTATAACGCTGTCCTTACAAgtagatacaaaaaaaaacacaaacatggGGAGCATGTTCCGTAGCGAAAAGATGACGCTGTGTCAAGTTTTTCTGGCACCAGAGGCGGCTTACAATAATATGGCAGATCTGGGTGAACTTGGCTGTGTGCAGTTTCGTGATGTAAGTTGCAAAACGCAATTTTATGTCATAATTCCAGTTTTCTCCTTAAGGAAGCCACATACTAATCTGCCACGCGTTCTTCTCCTTGCAGCTAAATCAGGATGTCACTAATTTTCAGCGCAAGTTTGTGAACGAGGTGCGTCGCTGCGATGAAATGGAACGCCAGATACGTTATATAACCAGAGAGCTGGAGGCAGATGGTTTTAAGCTGAAAGATGTTTTTGACGACATACCCGGTGCGCCTAATCCACGCGAGGTATACGAATTGGAGTCTAATTTAGAGAAGGCCGAGTGTGAGATACGCGAAATGGCGGAGAATAATGTTAACTTGAAATCCAATTTGCTGGAGCTCACTGAACTCAGCAAAGTGCTGGAAAagacacaaatatttttcactgaACAAACCGTTATCAATATGGAGGAGCATGCGAACAGCGGCAAATTCACTGGTGAACATCGCGGCCATTTGGGTTTCATCGCTGGTGTGCTGAGCCGTCATCGGCTGTTTGCTTTTGAACGTATGCTTTGGCGTATATCACGTGGTAATATGTTAGTGAAATATGCCGACATCGAAGAGCCACTGTCAGATCCACGCACCGGTACTACGGTTTATAAGTCGGCTTTTGTGGTATTCTATCAGGGTGAGCAATTGAATGCACGTATAAAGAAGGTGTGCACCGGTTTCCATGCCGCGCTCTATCCCTGTCCGAATGCGCACGATGAACGTGCCGATATGCTGAAGGGTGTACAAACGCGTTTGGAGGACCTGAAGTTGGTGATGAAACAGACGGAGGATCAACGTAATATCATATTGTCAGGTATAGCTAAACACCTGCCTTATTGGTCCATTAAAATCACCAAAATGAAGGCAATCTATCATACATTGAACTACTTTAATATCGATGTGACCAGCAAGTGTTTAATTGGTGAGGCTTGGGTGCCGACTTTGGATCTGGAGGAGGTGCAACAAACCATCGCCAATGGTTCGGCCACAACGGGCAGCACTAGCTCATTTCTAACGGTGATGGAAACAAAGAAAACTCCACCCACTTACTATCGTACGAATAAATTTACGCGCGGCTTCCAAACGCTAATCAATGCTTACGGCATGGCCTGTTATCGCGAGGTGAACCCAGCGCTTTACACTTGCATCACATTTCCTTTCCTTTTTGCCGTGATGTTTGGTGATTTGGGTCACGGTTTCATAATGTTCTTGATTGGTTTCTGGATGGTGATGGATGAAAAACGACTGATGCGTATGAAAGGTGGTGAAATTTGGCGCATCATGTTCGGCGGTCGTTATATAATTATGCTACTCGGTCTCTTCTCCATGTACACCGGCTTCACTTATAATGACACCTTTTCGAAATCCTTCAATGTATTTGGTTCGAAATGGCGCATAAATTACAATACCAGCACAGTGTTAGCCAATGCCAACTTGCAACTTAATCCCACAACATCCACAATCGGCACTTATCCGTTGGGTATGGATCCCATTTGGCAGTTGGCGGCCAATAAGATTATCTTCTACAATTCCTACAAGATGAAATTGTCCATCATTTTCGGTGTTTTACACATGGTTTTCGGTGTTTGTCTGTCAGTGGAGAATATGGTGTATTTCAAgaagtatgcatatatattcTTAGAGTTTGTGCCACAGGTACTCTTCTTGATTCTATTATTCGGCTATATGGCATTCATGATGTTCTACAAATGGGTGCAATATTCGCCCACAACCGATTACGAGCCAAATCAGCCGGCATGCGCACCTTCGGTTTTGATCTATTTCATCAATATGATTCTGTTTAAAGCGTCACCGCAACTTGCTGGTTgtaatatgtacatgtttagCTGTCAGGTGATGCTTGAGCGCGTGTTCTGGATAGTCGCCTTAATTTGCATACCATGGATGCTGGTTGGCAAACCCATATACATACAGTGCAAACGGGCATTCGAGGTATGTTTCCTTACTTAATACTAAATAAACTACAGATAGATAGAGTATCAACTTAAAAATCAACCATCTTCAAATAGGTAAAGAGTGAACCATTGGAAGTTATCGATAAGATAGAGATCCAAGAGGGCGATGTTGTCATTGAGGCCACTCTTACGGATCCCGTACCACATGCGCATCACGAGGAGGATGACGATGAGGAGGAAGAGCCAATGAGTGAGGTTTGGATTCACCAGGCTATTCACACCATTGAGTATGTGTTGAGTACCATTTCGCATACAGCCTCGTATCTACGGTTGTGGGCTCTATCTTTGGCACATGCGGGTAATTTCAAATggccaaaatttaaattttttagtataaatgattaatttttgttctctCTTAGAATTATCTTATGTGCTGTGGCTTATGGTTATGCAGAAAGGTCTGCATTTTGGCGGCTATGCTGGCGCAATTGGGCTGTACTTCATTTTCTGGGCTTGGGCATTACTGACCATAGCCATTATGATATTTATGGAAGGCCTTTCAGCTTTTCTGCATACGCTGCGTTTACATTGGTAAGTGAAATATAgattttatatgtttaaattatacatacatgtttgtatATTCAATATTTCAGGGTCGAGTTCATGTCGAAGTTCTACTCCGGCACTGGTCATGCTTTCGAGCCATTCAGCTTCAAGGCCATTATGGAAGCCACTGAAGAcgattaattttttcctttataaTAACATGAGAATGTGaaattcaaaatctttattttcgacttattattaaacaatttatattgttatttgCAAAGtgcagtaaaaaaattaaattgtattaaattgaaTAACATCGTAATtatctcttttatttttgtatattagaaagtaaaaattttatggaatcgtattttaatatttttttcgttccAAAATTTGCATTAAAGTTTACCCTGACTAGTAACGTTATGTTTGAGAGAGTTGTCGTAAAAGGTGTGTGCCTGACACTTATGGCATAAAGCACACAGGGAGAGCAATCATACTGTAGCTAACTTGCTTTACACGTGACAACCATCCACATTTGTTAACGCGAAGATGCATGTTTTGGCATTAGAGATCTAGCAGAAACCCTTATATGCGTGCAGAAATCTAAACGTACATTGAGAAGATAGTAATGTTATTAGAACCATTCAATACAACGGTGgtccgaaaaaaattaattgaatgaaTTTTTGCTCAACATAATCTGCTGTTTGCTTGATACACTAGACCCAGAGGTCTTCAAACTAccgttaatattttaaaatataatatataaatgcaaaatCTGTTCGGCGAGTGACTTTTTTAGTTCGTGGACTAATTCGACTAATTTGGCGGTGGCCATGGTTTTTCCTCGCCAATTAAAGCCATTTTTCTGTATCGACATCGAATTGACCCAATAATTCGGGTGTTGTAGTTTCCATCTTgtaaatgataaaaaatggtCTGCATCCCCCAATATCATCTCAATAGCATCGTGTTCGGCTTTGAAGCAGATGTGCCAGTTGAAGTCCACTGTTTAATACGCGGCATCCATCATTCCTCTTTACGTGTGATCACATTAAAAGTCATTAAACCCATTTCTGACGGCCGCcgtttatttcaaaaacaagaTCACCCCACCCTCTCTCTACATAACAGTACTCttataaactactaaaagccCAATAAATTACTAACTAAATATGCCAGAGACATATCTCCGAGATGGTAAGGACAGGCTTTATGGGAGACAGTGTGAAAAATGGACAATGGGCATGGCATcgtccactttttggtgaaatccaatATCTCGGGATCCGACCaatcgatttcgacaaaatttagtacgtgacaTTTATTACATTCgtatgtcacattgtgaaaatgaatgaaatctgACTACAATCCCGCCTACtctcatatagcacaattttgaattccatttgattctctCAATTGTCagtgtacacacatatatatactatatatatatactatatacatatatatactattttgcattaataattcctttaaagtattccaccttatgaccaaaaattgttcaaatcaaaCAAAATCTGTTCAAGCCCTAGGGTACCGAATATATGGACCCCgttacctatagttgacttttgatagaaaatatcggtcaatgtgtgagatatatatttgaaattcagagataatcTTTTCCTGACAATaatatgtctgtgtgtcaaaaaacGGGTTcgatcgggtcaatactttcctgagccGCCATATTCGTAAGATAAAGATTTTTGACCAATAtctgagttatcccaatgaaattacagaacatgttttactgataacagtgtatctttgtgcctaaaatagataaaatagaaCGAAAACTGGATCTAGCCTCCACATAATTAAtgtcaggattttcgaacatccgaccgactccatatgattggtgattgtatgtgaggtaccttattGAAACCCAGGGAgcattcttttaaaattatatgtgaCATGATAATAACCCAAcctacaaataataattttcgtttttctaacaagccTTAAACTGAATATGTGTATAAGTTATGCATCTATAAAATTCCTTGGATTTCGATTCTCTAATTTTGATTCTtggaagttgcaagagtataaaaagttcggttgcatccgaacttCGCACTTGATtacttgctttttttttttaattttacattttaaggaACATTTATTTTCCTCAACTGTTCCAATATTTGGAATAATATCAGTTGTGGGACAATGGCTCAAAGAATCGAGCATTTAAAAGAAGAGGTAAAAAACGTATGGTTATTCAAAGGAAAACTCTCAAGTTTTCAAAGAAcgcttaaaatatttgcttttgcgtttaagaataaatttaataagGTAGAAGGGAAGAGCGATTTCTGCCTGACAAAAATAAGAATTGGCTATAATCGTCAATTGGATTTCTTGACAAAACGAGGTTGGAAAGAAACCACCTCCTCATTGAGCAgctatttttaaagcttttgatCAAATGTTTGGGAAACCCATATAAACTcatccaaagaaaaaaaaaaaaacatttttaatgactgcatttttttcagaattttgtataattctttttatttaagtaagtaagtaagatgtacatatgtatgaatagtTACAATATTTCGCATGGTTTGAAACCCGCAATGAACTTCTAAATGCAACTGCAAAAGTCAGCAAAATAAGTTATGCTAAAAGCTCCAACTTTTGAATTCAGCAAAAGAGCTGACACAAGCCAACATCTGGTCTaggtcaaaatatatatttcataataataacaatagcaaaGAGAAGgtgaaatagtttaaaaataattgtttatttagCAACGCGAGCGACAAGATTTACAGCTAGTCGGAATTTACACTTCTCAGTGCACGTTTAAGCATACTGAAGAAAGATGTCCCTATTTAAGGCATCAATAGTGCCAATGTTAGCTTTATTAATCACAATATGTGCATCCTCGG comes from Bactrocera dorsalis isolate Fly_Bdor unplaced genomic scaffold, ASM2337382v1 BdCtg025, whole genome shotgun sequence and encodes:
- the LOC105231749 gene encoding V-type proton ATPase 116 kDa subunit a 1, producing the protein MGDMFRSEKMALCQLFIQQEAGYSTVSELGEIGCVQFRDLNANVNSFQRHYVTEVRRCDELERQLHYIESELKKDGIELSELTDDLPLAPNPRDISDLEATLDKVETEISELAQNNVNLKTNYTELNELCIVLEKTQIFFSDVMDSPSNFGSDDAHAHSRGQLGFVAGILNRERSFAFERMLWRISRGNIYVKRADLEEPLIDPHTGLEVYKTVFVVFYQGEQLNMRIKKVCNGFRSSLYPCPATHAEREDMLRGVKTRLEDLKLVISQTADHRRLVLSNTIKNLPRWMVMVQKMKAIYHTLNMFNIDVTKKCLIGEGWVPRNDLENVKQALAAGSAAAGSTLPSFMNELETEQTPPTFNRVNKFTNGFQHLIDAYGMANYREVNPALYSCITFPFLFAVMFGDLGHGFCIFLFALWMVLDEERLSRKRGGEIWNIFFGGRYIILLLGLFSMYTGFLYNDIFSKSLNIFGSGWRIHYNTSTVLTNPSLQLDPGVASFKTYPLGVDPIWQLADNKIIFLNTFKMKMSIIIGVAHMIFGVCLSVVNFMYFKKYSLIFLEFIPQILFLILLFGYMCFMMFYKWVKYTPKTDYLPDSPGCAPSVLIYFINMMLFSDSPQLPGCDEYMFVAQPSLEKIFVVLAIICIPWILLGKPLYIMAMRKLRTKRQITISSLGKMAEEGGSHDVHDEEEDDEPISEIWIHQAIHMIEYILSTISHTASYLRLWALSLAHAELSEVLWNMVLSEALKFNGYPAAIALYFIFGAWVLLTIAIMILMEGLSAFLHTLRLHWVEFMSKFYTGAGYAFVPFSFKVLLHKDEDD
- the LOC105231750 gene encoding V-type proton ATPase 116 kDa subunit a1-like, encoding MGSMFRSEKMTLCQVFLAPEAAYNNMADLGELGCVQFRDLNQDVTNFQRKFVNEVRRCDEMERQIRYITRELEADGFKLKDVFDDIPGAPNPREVYELESNLEKAECEIREMAENNVNLKSNLLELTELSKVLEKTQIFFTEQTVINMEEHANSGKFTGEHRGHLGFIAGVLSRHRLFAFERMLWRISRGNMLVKYADIEEPLSDPRTGTTVYKSAFVVFYQGEQLNARIKKVCTGFHAALYPCPNAHDERADMLKGVQTRLEDLKLVMKQTEDQRNIILSGIAKHLPYWSIKITKMKAIYHTLNYFNIDVTSKCLIGEAWVPTLDLEEVQQTIANGSATTGSTSSFLTVMETKKTPPTYYRTNKFTRGFQTLINAYGMACYREVNPALYTCITFPFLFAVMFGDLGHGFIMFLIGFWMVMDEKRLMRMKGGEIWRIMFGGRYIIMLLGLFSMYTGFTYNDTFSKSFNVFGSKWRINYNTSTVLANANLQLNPTTSTIGTYPLGMDPIWQLAANKIIFYNSYKMKLSIIFGVLHMVFGVCLSVENMVYFKKYAYIFLEFVPQVLFLILLFGYMAFMMFYKWVQYSPTTDYEPNQPACAPSVLIYFINMILFKASPQLAGCNMYMFSCQVMLERVFWIVALICIPWMLVGKPIYIQCKRAFEVKSEPLEVIDKIEIQEGDVVIEATLTDPVPHAHHEEDDDEEEEPMSEVWIHQAIHTIEYVLSTISHTASYLRLWALSLAHAELSYVLWLMVMQKGLHFGGYAGAIGLYFIFWAWALLTIAIMIFMEGLSAFLHTLRLHWVEFMSKFYSGTGHAFEPFSFKAIMEATEDD